From Eremothecium sinecaudum strain ATCC 58844 chromosome V, complete sequence, a single genomic window includes:
- the MRS2 gene encoding Mrs2p (Syntenic homolog of Ashbya gossypii ADR359W; Syntenic homolog of Saccharomyces cerevisiae YOR334W (MRS2)) — MRRLQVSRTFHLVFKRNFASRSLLPTIDNQVFKLKPITPNDSCLSCTVFNSKGAVTDVSKKFPKLPFLRDHGLYPRDLRKLDSSTIDVIPSIIIKPSCMLVNFLHVKAMIKKDKVYVFDTANKDAATKLGVFMYDLESKLSTRNSVPSIVSSQYYEHIVLESILINVMTCLDTEFNNHSSLCGKILSQLEDEINRDKLRDLLIKSKELTAFYQKSLLIRDVLDELLDSDEDLTAMYLTDVRSEENNDFSDVEMLLETYYKQCDEYVQQSGTLLQDIKSTEEVVNIILDANRNAMMLFELKVTIYTLGFTVATLLPAFYGMNLKNYIEESIWGFIGVLALSIVSALAVTASNFRALRSVTRLTMLNNHTGSHTAKHISNAKIQVDRVVPGLLGRWNSSLRDVLFGKSRIPRNGKQRDMIWKWLLDENKK; from the coding sequence ATGCGACGCCTACAAGTTTCGAGGACTTTTCACCTTGTTTTTAAACGGAATTTTGCATCGCGAAGCCTATTACCTACGATAGATAATCAAGTCTTCAAATTAAAGCCAATAACGCCTAATGATTCATGCCTGTCATGCACAGTATTCAACTCAAAAGGTGCTGTGACAGATGTTTCTAAGAAATTTCCAAAATTACCTTTTTTAAGAGACCATGGGTTATATCCACGAGATTTACGAAAGTTAGATTCATCTACTATTGATGTTATTCCATCGATTATAATAAAACCATCATGCATGCTAGTGAACTTTTTGCATGTTAAGGCGATGATAAAGAAGGATAAGGTCTATGTTTTTGATACAGCGAACAAGGATGCTGCAACGAAGTTAGGAGTGTTCATGTACGATCTGGAATCCAAATTATCAACAAGAAATTCAGTCCCAAGTATAGTATCTTCCCAATATTATGAGCATATAGTTCTGGAATCCATTTTGATTAACGTTATGACGTGTTTGGACACAGAATTCAATAACCATTCTTCATTATGTGGGAAGATCTTGAGCCAATTAGAAGACGAAATCAACCGAGACAAGCTACGAGATTTGTTGATCAAGTCGAAAGAGCTGACCGCTTTCTATCAAAAATCTTTATTGATAAGAGACGTTTTAGACGAGCTCCTGGATAGCGATGAGGATTTGACTGCCATGTACTTAACTGATGTTCGCAGTGAAGAAAACAATGACTTCTCTGACGTGGAGATGCTCCTTGAAACGTACTACAAACAGTGTGATGAGTACGTGCAACAGTCAGGTACCCTTCTTCAGGATATAAAGTCCACCGAGGAGGTCGTTAATATCATATTGGACGCAAACCGAAACGCTATGATGTTATTCGAGCTGAAAGTAACCATTTACACATTGGGGTTCACTGTTGCTACACTTCTCCCTGCATTTTACGGAATGAATTTAAAAAACTATATTGAAGAAAGTATTTGGGGATTTATTGGCGTCCTCGCTTTGTCGATTGTATCTGCTCTAGCTGTCACAGCTTCAAACTTTAGGGCTTTAAGAAGCGTTACGAGGTTAACTATGTTGAATAATCATACAGGCTCACATACTGCTAAACATATTTCTAATGCTAAAATACAGGTTGATAGAGTAGTTCCTGGTTTATTAGGGCGGTGGAATTCATCTTTAAGGGATGTTCTTTTTGGAAAATCGAGAATTCCTAGAAATGGCAAGCAACGAGATATGATATGGAAATGGTTACTTGATGAgaataaaaaataa
- the VMA4 gene encoding H(+)-transporting V1 sector ATPase subunit E (Syntenic homolog of Ashbya gossypii ADR358W; Syntenic homolog of Saccharomyces cerevisiae YOR332W (VMA4)) produces the protein MSLITSLTPNQVSDELNKMQAFIKKEAEEKAREIQLKAEQEYEIEKSSLFRKESSNIDALTAEKLKKASMQQQIVKSTIANKIRLKVLSAREEILQNIFNEAKEKLKTISDSESDYASVLSNLTKEGLLKLLEPRVTVKIRESDVELFKSLEEAICMEYKEISGKSVIINISSDYLNKDIAGGVIITDASSKITIDNTLEKRLELLDESALPAIRMELFGPSKTRKFFD, from the coding sequence ATGTCATTAATTACCTCCTTGACGCCAAACCAGGTTAGCGATGAATTGAACAAAATGCAAGCCTTCATTAAGAAGGAGGCGGAGGAAAAGGCTAGAGAAATCCAATTAAAAGCGGAACAGGAGTATGAAATCGAGAAGTCTAGCTTGTTTAGAAAAGAATCCAGTAACATTGATGCTCTAACTGCtgaaaagttgaagaaaGCCTCGATGCAGCAACAAATTGTGAAATCGACTATTGCAAATAAGATTAGATTAAAGGTTTTATCAGCTAGAGAAGAAATTTTACAAAACATATTCAATGAAGCAAAAGAGAAATTGAAGACTATTTCAGATTCCGAATCTGATTATGCTTCAGTTCTTTCAAATTTGACAAAAGAAGGTTTATTGAAACTTTTGGAGCCAAGAGTTACTGTTAAAATTAGGGAAAGCGATGTCGAATTGTTTAAATCCTTAGAGGAAGCTATCTGCATGGAATATAAGGAGATTTCTGGTAAAAGCGTTATAATTAATATCTCTTCTGACTATTTAAACAAGGATATCGCTGGCGGTGTCATAATCACTGATGCCTCAAGTAAAATCACTATTGATAATACTTTGGAAAAGAGATTGGAGTTACTAGATGAGAGTGCTTTACCTGCGATCAGGATGGAATTATTTGGACCTTCTAAAACGagaaaattttttgatTGA